The genomic interval GATGAGAAGAACTCCTCTATAGGGTTCAGGAAAGGGGAGTAGGGTGGCAGACAGACGTTTAAAGAGTGGTTACTGTTGGTGGTGAACCACTCTCTGATTTGGTTTGTTCTGTGGAAGCGGACATTGTCCCAAATGATCACATAAATGTGATGTGCGGGCCCAGGATGGTGTTGTTGGCGGTCCAGGAGGATGTCTTTTAGCTCCTCTAGGAAGGTGAGGAGACGTTGGGTGTTGTAAGACCCAAGGACAGCATGCCGGTGGACAAGTCCCTCCGAACCCATGGCCACACAAAGAGTAATATTACGCCCCCGTTGGCCAGGAACCTCAGTGATGGCTCTTTGGCCAATGATGTTACGGCCCCTTTGCCTTCGTTTCTGCAggttgaagccagcctcatccaggaAGAGGTACTCATGAGGTCTGGCCATCGCGTCCAACTGTAATATCCTCAATGAAAAAGTGAAAGTGCACAGGTGTTCAGAACAACAGTCAATCAGGTAGCACAGTATTGTCCAGAAGTAATGTAGGCCACTGAGCAACACAGTATGTCCACTAACTGTACTGTGAACATGGATGTATACTTACTTGCACATACTCGTAACGTAGGTCTTTGTGTCGCGCAGAGTTGCGCTCAAAGGGAACCCTATACTGTAGACCTGTTTCATCCGCATCTTTTGGCGCCGGAGAACTCGGTCTATTGTGGCCAAGCTGACATCATCAATGCTCTCAAAGTTGACATTATCGGCAATGACTTTGTCTCTGATCTCCCGGAGTCTGATGAGGTTGTTCTCACGAACCATATCCACAATGAGGGTTTCTTGTGCCGCTGTAAATATGGCAACCCTCCCACCTCTATGTGGCATTCTTTCAACTCTAAAGAAAGAAACATGTGTTGTCAATTGACATGTTTTGCAATAACAACTGATTTGAAACCAATAGACTACTTTCACAGGCttgtaaaactgtattttagTTTTTAGCTTTTTAGCTTGCTGGGATATGCTGGCGTGTTTGACTGCCGCTGCTCTCCGGTGTATGTTTTGAAGCTCTGCGGCTTGTTTGTTTTCCGagttttattcagttttatttgttttacctagttttattcagttttattgggagttgttttattactttataacGCTTTACAAACTTACCTGGATAACACCTTTTGTAAAGCTGTACCTGCCAAACGCGGGCTCTCGCTCTCGCCTTCACGAGATCGGCTGTTTTGCCGTCCTCCGTGGCGGAGGTGTGGAAGCTCGGTTCGAGCCACAGGCTGCTTTGTGGAGGAGCAGACGGCAGAGGAGTGTCGGCAGCTCCGTAAATTCCTGGACCGTGAGGAAGACGAAGGGCCGTTTTACGGAGAGCGAAGGAGCGCTGGACGCAGCGGCTTCCaccccccccgaggagctgtcTGCTGACCTGCAGCCCGGGGAGTTTGAGGGGCCACTGCAGTGTTTGAGAATGCCGCCGTTGCTGCAGTACTCCGCCTCTACCCTTCGCCAGCTCAACAACCGCTGCCTCCCGGACTGCGCTGCTTCTCTCCAACAGCTTGGACTCCTCCGCAGCTCCCGTCCTTCACATCGGGGATCTGGACGTATTTTTTCTTACCACAGCTCATCTGTGGACGCCATCCCGTCCATCTGGTCCTACCGCTCTGATACTTCCGCATTGCGTCATCACAACAACCTATACGTGAGTAGGTCCAACCTCCGCCCTGTTCCTCGCGCATCACAACTCACTGCAAATTCACGTCATCTGAACTTTTCCCTCCTCAACACCCGCTCCCTCAGCAATAAGGaactcattttaaatgaatacatCACAGACAATAAACTGGATTTTCTCTGTTTGACTGAAACCTGGCATAAACCTATGGACTATCTCTCCCTAAATCAGACCACACCCCCTGGATTCACTTTTGTTGAAAACCCCCGTTCTAAAGGGCGTGGCGGCGGCACagctgttattttaaaaaaagacatcaaattaacccctctctctctctcaaactTTCACTCATTTGAATATACTGCTTTCAAACTGTCCGGTCCATCTCCACTTGTAACTGCTGTTATTTACCGCTCGCCGAAACCTGACCCCTCATTCCTAACAGACCTCACAGATTTTCTGACTCAGTTAAGTGCCATATCATCTTCCATCCTTCTGCTTGGTGACTTTAATTTCCACATTGACAATGTCAACTCCAAACCCGCTGCTGAATTCATGGACCTTCTTCAATTCTTCAACATTACTCAATATGTTAATTTCCCCACTCATACTCATGGTCACATTCTTGATTTGGTTTGCTCCAATGGTCCCACAATCAACAATCTCTCCAGCCATAATCTTTGCATATCTGACCACTTTGCCATAACTTTTAACATACAAATCCCACTCACAGCCCATAAAGCAAAACGTACAATAACCTTCAGAAATCTAAAATCCATTGACACTACTGCTCTTTCTGTTCTTCTTTCCTCTAAACTGCCTACCTTCCCTTCCCCTCTGTCTGATAACCCTTCTGAACTTGTCACTCATTACAATAATACCCTCTCCTACTGTCTTGACGAACTGGCCCCCACCAAAACTAAAACCGTCTCTTTCACTTATACTGCCCCCTGGTACACTCCTGAACTTCATCAAATGAAGTCTCGTAAGCGCCAGCTTGAGAGACTGTACAAGAAATCTGGTTTAACTGTTCATCTCCAAATTTACACAGATTACATACAGCAATACAAAGACACATTAAACTCTGCCCGGTCCAAATACTACTCCAACCTCATCTACTCAGGTTCCAATAACCCTAAAGCTCTCTTTTCCacaataaacacactcctaaagcCTAACAATACTACCTCATCTTCCTTCACCACTGACAAATGCAATCAATTTCAATCATTTTTTCAATCCAAAATAGATTCTGTTTACAGTTCAATTGACCTTTCCTCCTCCCACACTGTTCCACCTGATCCTCCTCCGCCCCATCAACAGCTCTCTCATTTCACACCCATTTCCCCTGCTCACCTGACAAAACTGTTTTCTGGCATTAAAACTTCCACATGTTCCTTGGACCCTATTCCCTCTCCTCTCATCAAAGCCTGTCTTCCTGTTCTCTCTCCACTGATCACCCAAATTATAaactcctccctttcctccggTTCTGTTCCACAGTCTCTCAAGCTGGCTGCTATTACCCCCATTCTCAAAAAACCTACCCTCGACCCCGACAACTGTGCTAATTTCCGTCCCATATCCAACCTCCCCTTTCTGTCTAAAATCCTGGAACGTGTAGTTGCCGCCCAACTCCAAACCCACCTTACTTTCAACAGTCTCTATGAACCATTCCAGTCTGGATTCCGTCCTAAACACAGCACCGAAACAGCTCTACTCAAAATCACTAATGACCTTCTTCTCTCCTCTGACTCTGGCCACCTctccatcctcatcctcctggacctcactgcagccttcGACACAATCAGTCACTCCATCCTCCTGTCTCGCCTCAAAAATTTACTGAACATCACCGGCTCTGCTCTCTTCTGGCTCCAGTCCTATCTGACAAATCGGCAACAGTTTATCCACATTAATCATTGCTCATCTACCATAGCCCCCGTGCAGCAGGGGGTTCCCCAGGGTTCGGTGCTTGGTCCTCTCCTTTTCATTCTCTACATCCTCCCTCTCGGCAATATCATTCGTCGTCACGGTCTCCGCTTTCATTGCTACGCTGACGACATCCAACTTTACATCTCCACAACATCCATCAACCCCAGCATCCACTCCACTCTCTCCCACTGTCTAACAGACATTAAAAACTGGATGAATCATAATTTCCTCAAACTAAACAGCGACAAAACAGACTTCATCATCATCGGTCCACACAACATCACCAAATCCTCACTACATTCTACTGTGCACTTTGATAACACCATACTCTCTCCATCCCCACTCATCCGTAACCTCGGTGTACTCCTAGATCCCACTCTTTCATTTGAACCCCACGTCAAGCACATAACCCGGACTACATTCTTTCACCTTAAAAACATAGCCCGTCTCCGCCCATCACTCACCTTCTCTGCCGCTGAAACTCTCATCCACGCATTCATCACATCCAGAATCGATTACTGCAATAGCATCCTCTACGGTTCACCATCCAAAACTCTTAACAGACTACAGTATATTCAGAATTCCGCTGCCCGGCTCCTTACCCAAACCCGCTCACGTGAACACATCACCCCTGTCCTCCAAAAGCTTCACTGGCTCCCCGTCCCTCAGCGCATCCACTTCAAAATCCTTCTCATCACATTCAAAGCACTCCACAACCTGGCCCCTTCTTACCTCACAGACCTGCTCCATCACCACACTCCATCTCGCTCCCTACGCTCATCCAGCTCGAACCTCCTGTCCCTGCCCTGTAGGACCAAGCTCCGAACCTGGGGGGACAGAGCCTTCTCCATCGCTGCCCCCACCCTTTGGAACTCACTGCCCAAATCCCTCCGCGACTGCTCTGATCTCCCTACTTTTAAGAAAGAACTCAAAACTCACCTGtttaaaattgcttttaatGTTTGATTTTATGTTATAAATTGTGTGCTATTTTATTCTATTGTGTTGTGAAGCGtctttgagtgtcttgaaaagcgctttataaataaaatgtattattattattattattgtgacaAAGACAGCAATAGAGTACAATACCTGTTGTGTTGTCTGAATGCCCTGATAATGGTGGCCACGGTGAACCTACTCAGGTTTGGACGGACTCTTAGTCCTGCTTCCGCCATTGTCATGCCATAGACAATGACATGGTCAATGACTGTTGCTCGCATCTCGTCCGTAATGATGGTGCGAGGTTGTCTTGCTCTCCCTCCTGGACCTTCTCCTCTCCCTTGTtggcctcctcctcttcctcgttgGCCTGCTCCTCTTCTTCCATGGCCAGCTCTTCTCCCTCCTCTGACTCGAATTCCTCTTCCCCTGACTCTGCCTTCATCCATTGTGTTTGTTTGGAATCTTCAGCAAACTGTGCACTCTGAACTTGCTTTTATACATGTGGTCACAGCAGTAGCAACAAGTGTCTTCAATTTTGAGTCgttgtgtgtaatgaatgaCGCCAGGTGTGTTCATTGTGTTCAAATATTGCTGACTGTGGCAAGCATTTTGCATCGCATGAGCTTTCATTTGAGAATATGAGCAGAGTTCTTTTGCAACTTGTGTTTTAgcaaggaaaaatgtgtttagaaTGTGTTTAGATTTATGAGAACGGAGGATTGTGTTTTGTGAATTGTGTCttcatgtgaaatgtgtttatgATATTGGAAAATGATGGCTAGATTTAGTAAATGTGTTTAGACAACTGGTCATTTGGTTTAGAGGATTGGCTTTTTGTGTTTTAGcatttgagaaaaactgtaatatagttataaaattaatataaaatatttatatatatatataggtggAGGATTATAATCCATGGAGGAATTGATGGATACAGCAGAAAAATCATGTATCTAAATGCTAGCACCAATAACAAAGCCTCAACAGTTTTTAATAACTTTCTTGAAGCTGTTAACTTTTTTGGATTGGCTTCCTGTGTCAGAAGTGATAAAGGATTAGAGAACATTGAAGTTGCTCAATTTATGTTGGAACATCCACTTCGTGGACCAGGTATTTTTGTGTAGTCATTTCAGTATAGTTAAAGAGGTTTAAATTACTAGTTTAAGTTTTGATTAGTTTcatttcacagttttttttctcatgCGTTGGATTTATGaacattatttttcattatttgtgCTTTACACAATTGACAGTTTTTTTGGGTCTGACTGATTTAATTTCAGATGTAATTTACAtgccttctgtttttttttacagaggGAGTCACATCGCTGGCAGGAGCGTTCATAATCAGAGGATAGAACGCCTTTGGTGTGACCTTTGGAGCACTGTCACAAGCAATTATTATGCAGCTTTCCAGTATTTGCAAGATGTGCATGTCCTGAACTCTGATAATGAGCATCATATCCTATGTCTTCACCATGTCATGATTCCAAGACTCAATCAGCATCTTCAGATATTTGCAAGGGGGTGGGACAGCCACCCTCTTTCAACAGAACAAATGAGATCACCACAGCAACTGTGGATACAAGGCCTGCTAAGCAACTACAGCCATCAGATTTCAACTGAAGTGTTTCACTCAAAGACTGTAAGTAGCTTTTCTGCTATGCTTATAGGTTGAATTATTGGTTACATTGGCAAAACCTagaacatattttaataaagaGCATCTACATGCAAAAGAAACTGATGCAATTactattttgaaataattttaaGGTGGATTTCTCAGAATATGGCGTTGACTGGGAAGGGCCTGCTCCACTGTGTGACTTGGATGCAGCAGTTGAAGTTCCAGAGGCCCCAACCATTATTCAAAATGAAGTGTTTGAAACACTGAAACAGACCATTAACCCACTGAGAGCAAGTACCTGTTGTCACAtccggctcgtacgatcctcgtgtgtgccacgcccccctcattgcctcgtgttaattcctgattgtgatcacctgttgtttgttcagttcagcctgtctGGTGTATATGAGTCTGCGTCTTCCTCTGTTtcccagattagtcattgtattgttatgtgCTGTTCCTTACCATGTGCCTCTGTCTGCCCTGAATGAACCCTGTCTGTCCGTATTTACGGCTCTGCTCGCCCGCTTCTCCGCTCGCCCGCTTGCCTACGTGACACCTGTTTTGGacttgacattttttatgatgCTTTACAGAAAATCGGCAGATAGGCATGGTATAGTACTAAACATTTTTCCTTAATTTTGTAACTGTTTCAAAGGAACTTGagctaaaatacatttaaactcTGAAATCAACTTTGTCTATCCATGTTTTCATGGTTTGCAGGTTTTTGTTCTTAACATCTCTTGCAGACCCTAATGATCTAATCACAGTTATAACAGAAGGAATCTCATTAGCTAATGAGGTGCACAAACTAGGAACAGGTTACAGGAGACTATGTTCCTGGGTTGAACTAAGGCCAGTAGTGTTAATGAAGAATACTCCTggggttttaaactgcaaaaatttCATATACAATGCAACATCAACTAATTAAACCATTCCAAAACCAGGCAAATTTTTAATTCCAAAGTTCATGTCGCATTTGAAATCTTCATATGAGGCATGGCATGGTATTTTTAAGATGTTTGAACAAGTATTGGCTTGAGGGAACCTTGAAGAATCATGAAGAAAATCAAGTGTAGGTGCAGGGTTAAAGCCAAGAGCTGGAATGTTGTCACTTCTGGTGGCAAAAATAAGAATGTCCTCCAGTATGACATCACAAAGTcccactgaaaaaaataatgtaacaaCAAACAGCTTACCTTTATGAAGCATATGCAAAATCAATGAACAatgtgtcacgcccacgggAGCAGGGGTGGACAGGTGCAACGCGTCAGCGAGTCATTAATAGCCCTTTAAAGGAAGGACAAAACCAAACCACAATCGCGAAGTATTGCGCTGATGTTTAGAAGCCTTACTGAGCATTTTTCTGTCCTCTGTCTTCCTGCTCTCCCTTACCTTGCCCGTTCACCCCGTGTACAATCCTTACCTTATTTACCTTCCCTCCTCAGTCTAGTTCCCGATCCTGACCCACCTGTCCTACTGAACCCGGCTCCTCCTGTTCGCCTCCCTGTGTGTCTTCCAGTCCTGTGTTTTCTCGTCGGACGGCTCCCCTCGTTATCGACCCACGCTCACGGACCACAACCACGATTACTGCCTGACGTCCCCacatctgtctgcctgcctgccactCTGGTGATAGCGCCCCTGCCTTGCGTCTCCGCTCCGGTTACCCGGGCCTGTGCGCTCTTCATTCTTTGCGCTTCGGGGCTGAAACTTACCTGTATTCCCCTGAAAATCTGCCTTATTAAAGCACCGTTCTCCCTGCATTTCTGGATCCTTGTCTCCCTGCTTAGCCCGACgtgacagaatacttcgcctATGGATGGATCCAGCGGGGACCTTGGAAACTCATGGAGCAGCTGTGGAGCAACTCCTCGCTTCCCAAGCTGCCCAGGTTCCACTTCCGGCTTCTCCCCCTCGTTCCACCGCGCCGCTGCCAATACAATGGTAACCCAGACCAGTGTAAGGGGTTCTTAATGCAGATTGGCATATACGTGGAGGACCATCCGGAGATGTTCTCCACTCCCGGATCAGAGGTGCATTTTACCATCTCCCTGCTGACCGGATGAGCCCGCGAATGGGCGACAGCGCTATGGGCCGATAACAGCCCGCTGCTACGCTCTGGTAGTGAATTTCACCGTGCATTAATGGAGGTCTTTGATCATCCGGCTGTGGGCAGACGCCCTGGGTTCTGGCTGTTAGAGTGTCTTCAAGGCACCCGGACGGCAGCAGAATTTTCATTAGAGTTCCGCACCATCACTGCGAGTCTTAGGTGGCCCGATGACTGCTTGCAGACGATCTTCCTACGCGCTCTTAACCCCGAACTGCAAGACGAGCTCTCTGCTAGAGAAGAGGCCCCCTCCTTCGAGAAACTGGCGTGCCAAGTGGTGAGACTAGATAACACTGTGAGAGACCGCCGCCGCCGTCGACACCAAACCGAGACTTTACGGGCGGTGACCAGCCCCGGAGTGGACACACCAGAGCCTATGCAGGTCGGCAGATCACCTCTCACGTCAGCCGAACACCGAAGAAGGACCCAAGGGGGTCTGTGCCTGTATTGCGGAGGTGCTGGCCACTCCATCACTACCTGCCCCATCTGGCCCCAACGAGAAGAGGCACCTCTCCCGGTAGGTGTATCCTCTTTTCCACTCACCTCCCTTTCTCAGTTCACGGTGCCTGTGCTTTTGGGGTGGAAGGGGAAGCAATGTAAGGTGAGGGCACTCATTGATAGCGGGGCAGCTGGTAACTTCCTAGACGCTAACCTAGCTCGCCAGCTGAACATTCCCCTCTGAAGACTAGCATACCCCATCACAGTGCATGGAGTAACCAGGGAACGAATGGTAGAGGGGACGATTCGGCAACGCACTTACCCCTTCGTGATGCAAGTGGGAACCCTGCACACAGAGACTGTGGAGATCTTTGTCTTGCCCCAGGCCAAGGATCCGCTGATCCTTGGACTCCCATGGTTGAGAAGGCACAACCCTCGCCTAGAGTGGCAGACTGGGGAAATCATTGCTTGGTCAGATCGGCGTTTATGAGAATGTATGTCTCTCCCCTGTAAAGCTACAGGGGTGGAAAGTCCGGAGCCAGAGAACCTGGATCTCATTCCCAGGGAGTATCAGGACTTCAGGGACGTCTTCAGTAAAGAGAAAGCTTTCAACCTTCCCCCGCACCGTGACTGCGATTGCTCCATTGACCTCCTGGATGGAGCCACTTTACCACACGGCAAGTTGTACCCTATCTCCCTGCAGGAGGAGGAGTCCTTGGAAACCTATATCCAGGAAGGACTCAAACAGGGCATAATCCAGCCCTTGACCTCACCCGTAACTGCCGGGTTCTTCTTTATTAAGAAGGATGGGGGCCTCCGACTCGTGGTAGATTATCGGGCCTTAAACGCCGTCACAATCAAGAGAAGAGAACCCCTTCCCTTGATTACATCTGCCTTGGAACAACTAAGGGAGGCGGTGATCTTCACCAAGCTGGACCTACGCAGTGCGTATAACCTGGTGAGTATTTGTGAAGGGGACGAGTGGAAGACCTCCTTCATTACAAGTCGGGGTCAATATGAGTACCGGGTCATGCCTTATGGGCTAGCTAACAGCCCTTCCATATTCCAGTCCTTTATGAATCGAGTGTTCCAGGACATGCTTCATAAGTTTGTAGTGATTTATATCGATGATATTCTGATTTACTCATCTTCCAAGCAAGCTCATGTACAGCATGTGCGACAAGTGTTACAAAGGCTGCGGGACCATAACCTCTACGCTAAGGGTGAGAAGTGTGAATTCCACCAGACGAAGGTTAAGTTCCTGGGGTACGTCATTCAGCCTGGAGAGGTGGCCATGGACAGCCAGAAGATCACTGCCATCAAGGAATGGCCCCCTCCCTGGACGCTTAAGGAACTGCAATGCTTCCTCGGATTCGCTAACTTTTATAGGTTTATCAGGAACTACAGCCAGATTGCTGCGTCCCTCAATCGCAGACGACCGACACGTCTCCCCTGGACGTCAGCAGAGGAACAAGCTTTTGTCCGTCTGAAACAAGCCTTTTGCACTGCCCCGGTCCTAACACAACCACAACCTGATCTCCCTTTTGAGGTAGAGGTGGACACCTCTGaagcaggggtgggggctgttCTAATGCAGAAAAACCCAGAGACTGGGCGCTGTCATCCCTGCGCTTATTACTCTCGAAAATTAACGGCAGCAGAACACAATTATGAGGTGGGCGACCGAGAACTCCTAGCCATCAAGCTGGCCTTAGAAGAATGGCGCTGAATTGGTTGTAAGGAGCTCAACACCCCTTTGTGGTGCTGACGGATCATCGTAACCTGGAATACCTCCAATCGGCTAAAAGACTCTCCTCCCGCCAGGCTCGATGGGCACAGTAGTTTTCCTGTTTCACTTTCCAGGTAAGCTACCTCCCAGGTAAGAAGAATCTAAAAGCTGATGCTTTATCTAGACAGTTCGACCCCCCCAGAGAGGTGAGGACCGCGCCTACCCATCCTCAACCCGCCCTGTTTTGTCTACTTCATCACCTGGAGGTTAGAAGAAGCCATCAGGATGGACAACGAAACCAGAAGACCACCTTTGGGATGCCCACCAGGGTTAAGGTACGTCTCCTGTTCTTACCGACCTGGATTGCTGCATTGGATCCATTCACAACCAGGAACAGGTCACCCCGGGGTCTCCGCCACCCAACGCCTTGTCTCCCGCCGGTATTGGTGGCCCGGCTGGCATTAACAAGTACAAGCCTTTGTGGAGAGCTGTCCAGACTGTGCCAGATGCAAGTCCACCAACCTAAGCCCCGCGGGGCTTCTTCAACCTCTGCCTGTTCCCTCCAGACCCTGGTCACACATAGTGATGGATTTTATCACTGACCTCCCTCGTTCCTCCGGTAAGACC from Paramormyrops kingsleyae isolate MSU_618 chromosome 16, PKINGS_0.4, whole genome shotgun sequence carries:
- the LOC140578764 gene encoding uncharacterized protein, which encodes MPHRGGRVAIFTAAQETLIVDMVRENNLIRLREIRDKVIADNVNFESIDDVSLATIDRVLRRQKMRMKQVYSIGFPLSATLRDTKTYVTSMCKILQLDAMARPHEYLFLDEAGFNLQKRRQRGRNIIGQRAITEVPGQRGRNITLCVAMGSEGLVHRHAVLGSYNTQRLLTFLEELKDILLDRQQHHPGPAHHIYVIIWDNVRFHRTNQIREWFTTNSNHSLNVCLPPYSPFLNPIEEFFSSWRWKVYDRQPYTRENLLRAMELACVDIPVEAFQGWIRHSRAFFPRCLARDNIACYVDEVMWPDAAQRHDAAQ
- the LOC140578763 gene encoding uncharacterized protein, with the translated sequence MDYLSLNQTTPPGFTFVENPRSKGRGGGTAVILKKDIKLTPLSLSNFHSFEYTAFKLSGPSPLVTAVIYRSPKPDPSFLTDLTDFLTQLSAISSSILLLGDFNFHIDNVNSKPAAEFMDLLQFFNITQYVNFPTHTHGHILDLVCSNGPTINNLSSHNLCISDHFAITFNIQIPLTAHKAKRTITFRNLKSIDTTALSVLLSSKLPTFPSPLSDNPSELVTHYNNTLSYCLDELAPTKTKTVSFTYTAPWYTPELHQMKSRKRQLERLYKKSGLTVHLQIYTDYIQQYKDTLNSARSKYYSNLIYSGSNNPKALFSTINTLLKPNNTTSSSFTTDKCNQFQSFFQSKIDSVYSSIDLSSSHTVPPDPPPPHQQLSHFTPISPAHLTKLFSGIKTSTCSLDPIPSPLIKACLPVLSPLITQIINSSLSSGSVPQSLKLAAITPILKKPTLDPDNCANFRPISNLPFLSKILERVVAAQLQTHLTFNSLYEPFQSGFRPKHSTETALLKITNDLLLSSDSGHLSILILLDLTAAFDTISHSILLSRLKNLLNITGSALFWLQSYLTNRQQFIHINHCSSTIAPVQQGVPQGSVLGPLLFILYILPLGNIIRRHGLRFHCYADDIQLYISTTSINPSIHSTLSHCLTDIKNWMNHNFLKLNSDKTDFIIIGPHNITKSSLHSTVHFDNTILSPSPLIRNLGVLLDPTLSFEPHVKHITRTTFFHLKNIARLRPSLTFSAAETLIHAFITSRIDYCNSILYGSPSKTLNRLQYIQNSAARLLTQTRSREHITPVLQKLHWLPVPQRIHFKILLITFKALHNLAPSYLTDLLHHHTPSRSLRSSSSNLLSLPCRTKLRTWGDRAFSIAAPTLWNSLPKSLRDCSDLPTFKKELKTHLFKIAFNV